The Cetobacterium sp. 8H DNA window CTGTTGAAAATATTACTACTTTTTTTGAGGAGTTAAACTATGCAATTAATAATGTTTTTTAATGGCTGGGGAATGGATGAAAATGCTATAAAGCACCTTATATTAGATGATGGGTATAAATTAGAATGTATTAATTTCCCTTATCTTACAGATCATATCAATTTCTCAAACTTTAAAAAAATTTTTGTTGTTGGTTGGTCTTTTGGAGTTTTTTATGCTTCTAAATTCATTTTAGAGAACCCTCATTTAAAGTGCTACTCTATCGCTATCAACGGAACTCCATATATTATTGGTCCTTTTGGGATATCTCCAAAAATGTTTAATCTTACATTAGAAACTATTTCTAACGAAAATATATTTAAATTTTATGATAACATGGGGGCTTCTAGGCAACTTTTAACGAAAACTCCAAATCTAAAGCAATTACAAAATGAACTGATTTATATCCTTGAAAATCAACCTAGTAAACATGCTTCTTTTGATAAAGTTTTCTTGGGAAAGATGGATCGAATCATCCCTTATTCTAAACAATTAAAGTTTTATCAGAAAGATAGTTCAAATATTATTTCTTTGGAGTGTGAACACTATCCTTTTAAAGCTTTTACTAACTGGAGGAACATTATTAGTGAAACAAATGAATTTTAATAAACAATTTAAAAACTACGACCACAATGCTATCACACAAAAAAAAGTTGCTGAAAAACTTTTTAGTTTTATAGATTATAGTAAAAAATATGACTCTATCCTAGAATTAGGCTGCGGTACTGGAATTTTTACCAAAACATTTTATGATAAACTTAATTTTAATACTTTAAATTTGAATGATATTTTTGACACAACAAGCTATTTCACTGATATCTCTTACAATAATTTTTTTATTGAAGATATGGAAAATTTAGATTTAGAAAATTATTCATTGATTGTATCTAGCTCAGCTTTCCAATGGGTTGATAGTCTAGAAACCTTAATTAAAAAGATATCCCAGAGTTCTTCAGAATTAGTTTTTTCTATTTATTCTAAAGGAAATCTAATTGAAATTTTAAATCACTTTGGTGTTTCTCTTAATTATTTAAGTTGTGATGAAATTTTAGATATTTTAAATAGATATTATTCAGAAATAAAATTTGATACTGAAGAGTTTATTTTAGAATTTAATTCACCTATAGATGCTCTGAAGCATCTTAAAAAAACTGGAGTTACTGGTTTTAAAAAATCTTCTTACTCTTTAACAAAAAGTTTTAATTCGACTATATTAACATATCGAGTAAGTTATTTTTCTTGTAAAAAATAAAACATCAAGGAGGAATTTTAATGTTATTCTACAGACCTAATTATTTAATGATGACAGCTGGTCCTACTACAGTTTCAGGAAATGTTCTTCATGCTAGAAGTAAAGTTTTTGGAAATCCTGATTTAGATTCTGATTTCCTATCTTATTACAGATTTGTTTGCCATAGACTTTCTAATTTTTTAGGAACTGAAAAGTCTAAAATTATTATAATGAATGGTGAAGGAATGCTAGGCCTTGATTCTGCTTGTGCTTCTTTAACTGAAAAAGATGACCGTGTTCTTGTGATTTCTAATGGGTTTTTTGGAGAAGGATTCAAAGAGCTTATTGAAGTTTACGGAGGAGATGTTACTGTTTTTGAATCCAGCTGGAAAAAAAGTGTCGATTTAGAAGCTCTAACTACTTTTCTAGAAAAAGATTCTAACTTTAAGTATGCAACACTTGTTCACTGCGATACTCCTAGCGGTCTTTTAAATAATATTGGCCCTATCTGTAAATTACTGAAATCAAAGGGTATTTTAACTGTTGTTGACACAGTTGCTGCTCTTGGTGGGGTAGATTTTAGAATGGATGAATGGGGTGTTGATATCGCTTTATCTGCATCTCAAAAGGTTTTCTCTGCTGCTCCAGGATTAACTCTTGTAGCTGTTAGTGATGCGGCTTGGAAAGCAATGGAAAATAGAGCTACTCCTATTCAATCTTTCTATTGTAATCTTTTACTTTGGAAAAATATTGAAGAGAAAAAAGTGTTTCCTTATACAATGCCTGCGAGTGATATAATAAGTTTTGGAACAGCTGTTGATAACCTTCTTTCTGAAACTTTATATAGAGTTTTTGATAGACACGAAGAGATGAGAGACCTTTGTATTGAAAGATTAAAAAGTTTTGGTTGTTCTTTATATCTTGAATCAGATTTTTCTCCTACAGTTACAGCTTTTCTTCCACCAAAAGGAATAACTGCTGCAGAGCTTATAAATCATTTAAGAGAGAATTATAATATTTTACTTTCAGGTTCTTACGGTCCTTTAAGCGACACTGTTGTTAGAATTGGACATATGGGTGAAAATGCTCGTGAAGATAGAATTAGATTTACTTTAGACTGTTTAGAGAAAACAATCTTTGAATTAAAAAACAGATAAAAAAAAGTCGGATCTAATCCGACTTTTTTACTTTTTACATCTCTTGTCTTCCATCTAAGGCTCTTGATATTGTTGCTACATCAGCAAATTCAATATTTCCTCCCATTGGAATTCCACTAGCTATTTTTGTTATTTTTACATCAAAAGGTTTTAAAAGTTTTGTGAGATAAAGACCTGTTGTTTCCCCTTCTAAATCTGGATTCAATGCAAGTATAACCTCTTTTATCTCCTCTTTTGCCACTCTCTCTAACAAGGGTTTTAAATTTAATTTATCTGGAGTCATCCCATTTAAAGGATCAATTTTTCCATTTAAAACATGATATTTCCCTTTATATCTGTTAGTTTTTTCTAGAGGTATTATATCTCTACTGTCTTCTACAACACAGATTATATCCTTCTCTCTAAATTCATCTCTACAGATTTCACAGATATCTTCTTCACTGAAATTTCCACAAATAGAGCATCTTTTAACAGTTTCCTTAACTGATTTTAAAGCGTTTGCAAATCTTTCTACCTCTTGTTCTGACATTTCTAAAACATGAAAAGCTAGTCTTGCTGCACTTTTTCTTCCAATTCCAGGAAGTCTATTAAATTCATCTATCAATATTTCTAGTGATTTAGTTGCCATTCTTTCTCCTTTTTACTTCTTCTCAACTTGAACTGTTTTAGGAGCTAAATTTCTAGTAATCTCTTTTATACTCTTTGAAATTTCTCTTCTTTCTTTTCCTAATTCAGCATTTTTTATGATATAGTCATCTACTCTATCCTCATAGTCACCTTTCATAGTTTCTATGATATCAAGAATCTCTTCATAGCTCATACCAGGTTTTAAGTACTCTTTTAAGTTAGTTAAAAGATCTACTCTTTTTCTATTATCTCTAATCTTTCTATCGTTATCTTCGATATCTCTTTTAATCTTATTCTTTCTTCTTTCTTTTCTAACAACATCTAAAACTGTAATCATTAATCACCAACTCCTATTTACAAAGTGTTAAAGCTAATTCATAATCTTTTTTAATATCGTATTTTCTAGTTCCTTCCCAAGCAAAAGAGATTGGATGAGTTATGATATCATTGCTTTCAATTCCTACCATTACTCCTCCCTCTCCTGCTTCTAGAAGCTCAACAGCTCTAGCTCCCATCTTAGTAGCTAGCACTCTATCAAAACCTGAAGGAGTTCCTCCTCTTTGAACATGGGCTAAAACAACACTTCTTACTTCTGTTGTCACTATTTCTTTTAGCTGTTTTTCTATTTCAAAAACGCTACCTGCTCCCTCTGCAACTAAAACTATATCGTGTAATTTACCTTGTCTTCTTCTCTCTTTTATTTGATATGCAAGCATCTCAATTGGTTCAGTTATCTCAGGAATAAGAATACCATCTCCTCCACCTGCTAGCGTTGCATGAAGAGCTAGATCTCCTGCATGTCTTCCCATAACTTCCATCAGGATTGTTCTTTCATGTGATGTAGCTGTATCTCTTAATTTAGACATAGCATCAAGGATTGTATTTAAACATGTATCAAAACCAATTGTATATTCTGTTCCTATGATATCGTTATCTATAGTCCCTGGTAATCCAACAACTTTAATTCCATGTTCTTTTGATAATAGGTCGGCTCCTCTATATGAACCATCTCCTCCTACTACAACTAATCCTTCAATTCCTCTTTTCTTTAAGTTTTCTGCTGCTATAGCTCTAAATTTAGGATCCTTGAACTCTAAACATCTTGCTGTTAAAAGAACTGTTCCACCTCTATCAATAATTCCAGATACATGACTTCCATTCATTTGGAATATTTCATCATGAAGCATTCCTAAGTACCCTCTTTTTACTCCAAATACTTCCATTCCTTTTGACAATGCTACTTTTGTTACGGCTCTTACAGCGGCATTCATTCCTGGGGCGTCTCCACCACTTGTTAAAATTGCTATTCTTTTCATAACTATAATAAACACCTCCGACACTTTCTATTAAAAATATAGTTAGATTATCTTTCTAAAAAACTTCCCATTTTCCTAAATTTATTATATCTATTTTTTAATAAAGTATCTACATCTAATTTAGATAACTCTAAAAGTGATGACAAAATAACACTTTTTAGATCATTTGCTGCACACTTATAATCTCTATGTGCTCCTCCTAAAGGTTCTTTTACAATTCCGTCAATTATACCTAAACTTTGTAAACTTTTAGCTGATATTTTTAAATTATTTGCAGCCTCTGATGCCATAGAAGAATCTTTATATAAAATAGCTGCACACCCTTCTGGAGAAATAACAGAATAGACTGCATTTTCCATCATGTATACTTTATCTGCTACTCCTAATGCTAATGCTCCTCCAGATCCGCCTTCACCTATAACAACAGATATCACAGGAATTTTTAATCCTGCCATCTCCATAAGGTTTCTCGCTATTGCTTCTCCTTGACCATGTTTTTCAGCTTCTAACCCAGGATATGCTCCTGCTGTATCAATTAGATTTACTACTGGTATAGAGAACCTTTCAGCCATTTTAAATAGTCTTAAAGCTTTTCTATATCCTTCTGGGCTTGCCATTCCAAAATTTCTAAATATATTTTCTTCTATTGTTCTTCCTTTTTGATGTCCAACAATCATCACTTTCTGTCCATCAATTTTGCAAAGACCTCCAACTATTGCAGCATCATCCTTACATAATCTATCACCATGTAGCTCTACAAAATCTTCTGTCATATTTTCTATATAATCCAATGTATATGGTCTTTCTGGATGACGAGCTATAGATACTCTATCCCAATCTGTCATCTCCGCATATGATATCTTTAATAATTCATCTCTTTCTCTACTAAGTTTTTCTACTTCCGAGCTCAAATCGATTTTCTTTTCTTTAGAAAAATTTTTCAATTCCGATATCTTGTTCTCTAAATCTAAAATTTCATTACTAAACTTCATTTCACTCTCCTATCCTCAAGTTCTAAGCAATATTATCTAAAATTTTATGAAGCATTTCTTTCATATGTTCTCTTTTAGTTATAATATCTACCATCCCACACTCTTGTAAAAACTCACTTCTTTGAAATCCATGAGGAAGTTTCTGTTTTATTGTTTGCTCTATTACTCTTTGACCTGCAAATCCGATCAAAGCATCAGGTTCTGTCATAATAATATCCCCTAGCATTGCAAAAGAAGCAGTAACTCCACCTGTTGTTGGGTTTACTGGTATTGATATAAATATCTGTCCAGCTTCTCTTAATTTTTCTAAAGCTGCTGATGTTTTAGCCATTTGCATAAGAGATAATATCCCTTCGTGCATTCTAGCTCCTCCCGATGAAGCTACTATAATTACTGGTATTTTTAATTCGATTCCTCTTTCGATGGCTCTTGTTATTTTTTCTCCAACAACTGATCCCATACTTCCACCTAAAAAGTCAAAATCCATAACAGCTATACTTACTTTAATTCCAAAAATATTTCCTACTCCTGCTATTACCCCTTCAAGCATCCCTGTTTTTTCGACAGCTTTATCATACTTTTCCTTATATCCTGGAAAATCTAATGGATTCTCCGAAACTAAATTCATATCCATCTCTTGGAAAGTTTCCTTGTCTATCAAAAGATCTATTCTTTCTTTTCCGCTCATAGCAAAGTAGTAGTCACAATGTGGACATCTTTGTAAATTTTGTTCAATATCATTTTTGTAAATAATCTCATGACACTCTGGACATTTTTCCCAAAGGTTTGTTATTTTTGTTTTTTTTATAACTTTTTCTTCTCTTTCTGTACCTTGCTCATCTTTAGATTTATTTTCTTTAACAGTCAAAGTCGCATACTTTTTTTTATTCAAAGAAAAAAACTTCATAATTTTCCTCCTGAAACTTTATTTAATAAAAATATTTCAATACCTAATTTTATAAGATTTTTCACTATATTTCAATATTTATTTGATTTTGATACCTTTATATTATAAAATATGTATTAATAATGTTCATGGAGTGGGTGATTAAAATTACAACAAATCTTGCTAATTTAAGAGAAAAAATTGATAAAATTGATAAAAATATTATTGAATTAATCTTAGAGCGGATGAGTTTAGTTCACGAAGTTGGACTGAGCAAATTGCAAACAAACACCAGGGTTTATGTCCCTGAAAGAGAAGCTCTTATTTTTAAAAAACTCGCTACTTTTTCTAATTTACCAGCTTTTGAAATACAAAGTTTTTATACAGAAATAATCTCCTTTTGTAGGAAGTTAGAAGACACACTTTCTGTCGCTATTAATCAAGATTCTATATCTTTATTAGGTCTAAAAAAAATTTTTGGAGAGTATGTTAAACCTATAATTTTTGATAATTTAAACACTTTTTTTATAGAAAAAGAAAATATCAACTATATTTTAACACCTTTATGTGAAGAGATGATCACAACTTTACAAACTTCAAAATGGTTTATTATAAATACCACTGAAGTTAATAATGTAAAATTATACCTTATTTCTAAATATCCAAATGAAATAACTAACACTGGAGATATCACTTATATTTTAACGAAGGAAAAATTCAATATCTCATCTTATCAAATAAAGGAAAATCTTTTTTTTAGTTCCATAGAATCTTTGCATTTAGAAAAAGAAAGGAATATAGAAATTAAAATACTCGGATTTGTTCCCAGTATTTAGTATATTATAAGAATGGGGGGATTTTTATGTTAAAAAAAACTATTTCAACTATATTTTTATTCTCGTTATTTGGATGTACTACTCTACCTGAATTAACAAATCCTATGGCTGGTTCCGAAAATGCAAACAGAATAACTACATCTTTTGATTCTGAAAATGAAATTTTAGGAATAGGTTCTTCTAAAATAGGGAGTAGTGGAACTTTAATTGCTAATGGAAAGGCCTCAAAAGAAGCCAAAGACAAACTAAAGAACAAAATTTTAGAAGAAGAAGATATTATTTTCAAATCTTTTTTAGTTTCTGCAGATCCATACATAAAAAAAATATTATCTCCTGCACTTCCTGACTTAATGGACTATACAGCAACACAGTTGATTCAAAAATCTGTTGAAAAAGATTCTTGGGTAGAAAACAATAAATCTTATGCTGCGTATACCCTTTCTAAAACTGAGATTCTTGCCGAGTCTCAAAATATTTTTACCCAATACATAGATGATATAACAAGCAAATTACAGATTATTAAAGAGGGAGTTGTTCAATAAAAATGAATATAGAAACACTTAATTTAAACAGCAATTACCAAAAAAATGAATTAAAGACTTTTTTAAAAAAATTTGAATTAAATTTTGATGAAACAATAGATTACTCTTTGGTTATAAGAAAAGATGAAGAGATTGTTGCTACTGCTTCAAAAAGTAAAAATATTATTAAATGTTTTGCAATAGATGATTCTATGAGAGGAGAAGGTGTTACAAACACTCTAGTAACAACACTTTTAAACAAATCCTTCGATCAAGGAATTTTTCACTCTTTTGTATTTACAAAGCCATCTAATGAAAGTATTTTTAAAGGTGTAGGTTTTAAATCTATTAGTAAAACAGATAAAGTAGCACTTCTAGAGATCGGTTTAAACTCTATTGATAAAACAATTGAGAATATGAAAAACAATTTAAAATGGTCACTTGATTCAAACAACGGTTTATTAATAATGAACTGCAATCCATTTACTTTAGGACATCAATATCTTATCGAAAAAGCTTCAGAAAAAATGGATAATATTTTGGTTTTAGTTGTTGAAGAGGATAGATCTTCATTTCCATTTGTTGATAGAATTGAACTCGTAAAAAAAGGAACTATACATTTAAAAAATGTAACTGTTCTACCTAGTTCTGAATACGTTATTTCGTCTGCAACTTTCCCTAACTATTTCCTTAGAAAAGAGGACGATTCTTTAACTGAATTTATGAAACTTGATACCAAAATTACTGCTGAACATTTTTGTAAAAAACTTAATATCTCTACAAGATTTGTTGGTGAAGAACCATATTGTGAAGTTACAAACAAATACAATGAAACTATGATTGAAACTTTTAAGGAGTTTGGATTAAATGTTGAGATTATTCCTAGAAAAGAATCTGACAATATAGCTATAAGCGCTTCTTATGTTCGTCAACTTCTAAAAGAAGACAATTGGAATGAAATAAGTAAAATTGTCCCAGCAACCACTTTAGAATTTTTACAATCAACAAAAGGGAAGGAGATTACAGACAGAATCAAACATTCTAGTTCTGTTCACTAAAATCAATGTTTAATTTAGAAGAATTTTTATTAATGAGAGAAAAAAGAGTTGAAATTCAAAACTCTATTATAAATAAATTTAAAAAACCAATACTAGTTTTAAGAGCTAATTACCCCGGTGAAGATAAAAACAATTTCATTCCTAAATCTATTGTAGAAGTTATAAAAAAGGAGATTACTGAAATTTTCAACTCCGATATTCTTATAGCAGAAAAAATATCTTCTATTGAAGGGCCAACATACATATTTTCTATTGATTATCCAGGAATAGAGATAAAGAAAATTGCTATGATTATTGAAGATAATCATACTCTTGGAAGATGTGTTGATATTGATGTTTTTGATGAGACCGGTTATCCTTTTTCAAGATCGGATTTTGGTGGTGAAAAAAGAAAATGTCTTATCTGTGAAAATATGGCTTTTGTTTGTGGAAGAACTGGAGCACATTCTCATAAGCAGATTCAAAATGTAATACAAGAAAAATATGAACACTATTTAGATATTGTTGAAACACAGGAGTCTATCTCTAACACTTTTTCAAACAATGCGTTGAAATCCATTGTTCTAGAAGTTTCATCTTCTCCTTCATTTGGACTAGTTTCTCCTTTAACTAAAGGAGCTCACAAAGATATGGACTTCTTTACTTTTTTAGATAGCAGTTTTGCTCTGACTCCATATCTTAAAAGTGTTTCAAAAGCTGGATATTCTCCCCTCCCAATAGATTTAATTTTTAAAAAAATTAGGTATATGGGGAAAGTTTCTGAGCAAGAGATGTTTTTAGCTACCAATAATGTAAACACTCACAAAGGTATGATCTTTCTTATTGGTATTACTCTAGCTATGGCTTCTAAAGCAAAATTTGAAAACCTTAGTTTCAGAGATATCTCTAATCTAATTTCAGAGATGTGTAAAGATATTTTAAAAGATTTTGATAATATCAAATCCAAATCAAACTTAACTCATGGAGAAAAACTTTTTTTAAACCATGGTATCGTTGGAGTTCGTGGCATTGTTAAAAAAGGACTCGATATTATTTTTGATGAGGCTATTGATGTATTTGAAAACTCGCTTTTAAAGGAAAATGATATAAATGATTCAATGGTTAGAACTTTGATTTTTCTTATGAGTTCACTTGAAGATACTACAATTTTACACAGACATGATATTCATGTTTTAAATAATGTTAAATTAGAAGCTATGGAGCTTCATTCTATGTTTGAGAATTCACCACTAGATATTTCACTTTTAAAAGAGATTGAAAATAAATACTCTAAAGATCGTATTAGTCCTGGTGGAGCGGCTGATCTTTTAGCTGTAACTATTTTTTTACATAGTATAAAAAATATGTTCTAAATAAAAAATCAAAAGAGGCATTTTTAATTGCCTCTTTTTTATATGTACTTCATTGCTTCTTTAACAATTTCAGCAGTTAATCCCCATATCACTCTATCTTGATATATATACATATATACCTCTCTAGGTGGACTTTTCCATGGAAGATGATACATTTCTGGAAGATTCAACTCTTTTGCCGGAAAATAGTATCTTGTTCCCCCCTCTTCATAATATGGTTTTGTCTCTACTTCTAACTTTTCTATTCTTGGAACATTTGTTTTAAAGAAATCCAACGGAATTAAAAAACACTCCTCAACCTCTTTTTCGTTGATATTCAAATCATTTAAATCTTCCATCTTAACAAATCCTAAAAAGGCTTCTACTAAAGTTCCTGAAGGTATTATTAGTGTTCCTAGTTTTCCTTTTATCTCTATTTTTTCTTGAGTTAAACCGATCTCTTCATAACACTCTCTCAGTGCTGCTTCTAAACTTGTTTCTCCCTCTTCCACCTTTCCACCTGGAAAAGATATATCACCTGCTTGTCTCACTCCTTTTGCTCTTTTTTGAAATAAAATATAAAATTTATTTTTTAATTCGACAACCAATGCAACTACAGCTGAATTAAAATATTTTTCTTTTCCTATTATTTTCTCAGTAAAATCTAATTTTTTCATCGTTAATACCTCCTAATTCGTATATTATAACTTATTCTTTAAATTCCTTTAAATTATTTTTTATTATCATCGTTGATTATTTATGATTGTTTTTGAAAGAAAATGATTGATTTTTATTTTACACTATGCTAATATACTTTATATAGAAAGTGGTGATTAAATGTTAAATATAGAAAGAGAAAATCTAATTTTAGAACTTTTAAAACAAAAAGAGAGCATCAAACTAAAAGAGATAATAAAAATATTGAATGTGTCCGAAGCTACTGCAAGAAGAGACCTTGCTACTTTAGAAAAAAAAGAACTTATAAGAAGAGTTCATGGTGGGGCCATCTTAAATATTTCTTCAAATATTTCAAAAGATTTCAACATCCAATATAGAAAAAATATAAATCGAACAGAAAAAGAAAAAATTGCTAAACTTGCTGCTTCTTTTGTTCAAAATGATTCTTGTATATTTCTAGATGCAGGAACTACCACTCTAGAAATGATAAAATATTTTAAAGATTTAAATCTTAAAGTTGTTACAAATGGATTAAACTTGATTGAAGAGCTTGAAACTTATGAGATTGAAAGTTACCTAATCGGAGGAAAAATTAAAAGTAAAACTAGCTGCACAACTGGATTTGCCGCTGTTGAATACTTGAATACATTCAATTTTGACTATGTCTTTATAGGGGCAAATGCTTTTAATCTCGATGGTTATAGTACACCAGATTCTGAAGAAGCTATGGTTAAGAGTAAAGCTATTTCTAGAGGAAAACATGTATTTTTTCTTTGTGATAGCTCAAAATTTGAAAAAAATAGCTTTATTAATTTCTCGCCGCTAAAGGCAGGAACTTTAATTACCGATGCATCTCTTCCAGAGAAGTATTCACAGTTAACAAAAGTGGAGGTAGTAAAATGATTTACACATTAACTTTAAATCCAGCACTGGATTATTTTTTATCTTTTGAGTCCTTTGTTGAAGGAAATTTAAACATACCAAAAGAAACATATAAACTCCCTGGTGGTAAAGGTATAAATGTTTCTAAAATTTT harbors:
- a CDS encoding DeoR/GlpR family DNA-binding transcription regulator; protein product: MLNIERENLILELLKQKESIKLKEIIKILNVSEATARRDLATLEKKELIRRVHGGAILNISSNISKDFNIQYRKNINRTEKEKIAKLAASFVQNDSCIFLDAGTTTLEMIKYFKDLNLKVVTNGLNLIEELETYEIESYLIGGKIKSKTSCTTGFAAVEYLNTFNFDYVFIGANAFNLDGYSTPDSEEAMVKSKAISRGKHVFFLCDSSKFEKNSFINFSPLKAGTLITDASLPEKYSQLTKVEVVK